In Streptococcus parasuis, the following proteins share a genomic window:
- the pepT gene encoding peptidase T produces the protein MKYPTLLDRFLVYVKENTRSDESSTTTPSTYNQVEFAQNILLPEMERIGLQNVHYLPNGFAVGTLPANDPSLTRKIGFIAHMDTADFNAEGVNPQIIENYDGNPIALGTSGYELHPKDFPQLTNYQGQTLITTDGTTLLGSDDKSGIAEIMTAIEYLVQNPDIKHCEIRVGFGPDEEIGVGADKFDVEDFDVDFAYTMDGGPLGELQYETFSAAAAKVDFLGRNVHPGSAKDQMINAFQLAIDFHNALPEEDRPEKTEGYQGFFHLMNMEGSVDTASTSYIIRDFEEKDFQARKELMLDIAEKMNANFDTPRVIVHLHDQYYNMKKIIEKDMTPINIAKEVMENLGIKPLIEPVRGGTDGSKISFMGIPTPNIFAGGENMHGRFEFVSLETMEQAVDVILGIVTAK, from the coding sequence ATGAAATACCCTACACTTTTAGACCGTTTTTTAGTTTATGTCAAAGAAAATACACGCTCTGATGAAAGCTCAACAACTACACCTTCTACCTATAATCAAGTTGAGTTTGCACAAAACATTCTCTTGCCTGAAATGGAACGCATTGGTTTACAGAATGTCCACTATCTACCAAATGGTTTTGCGGTAGGAACACTGCCTGCCAATGATCCAAGTTTGACACGCAAGATTGGTTTTATTGCACACATGGATACGGCTGATTTCAACGCAGAAGGTGTCAACCCACAAATCATCGAAAACTACGACGGAAATCCTATTGCCTTGGGCACATCTGGCTATGAATTGCATCCAAAAGACTTCCCACAACTTACCAACTACCAGGGTCAAACCCTGATTACCACAGATGGTACTACCTTGCTAGGATCTGATGACAAGTCAGGCATTGCAGAAATCATGACGGCAATTGAGTACTTGGTGCAGAACCCTGACATCAAACACTGTGAAATCCGTGTCGGCTTTGGTCCTGACGAAGAAATCGGTGTCGGTGCAGACAAGTTTGATGTGGAAGATTTTGATGTAGACTTTGCCTATACGATGGACGGTGGACCGCTAGGCGAGCTCCAGTACGAGACCTTCTCAGCTGCAGCTGCTAAAGTTGATTTTCTTGGACGCAATGTGCACCCAGGTTCAGCCAAAGATCAAATGATCAACGCTTTCCAACTAGCTATCGACTTCCACAATGCTCTTCCTGAAGAAGACCGCCCTGAAAAAACGGAAGGGTATCAAGGCTTCTTCCACTTGATGAACATGGAAGGTAGTGTTGATACCGCTTCGACTAGCTACATCATCCGTGACTTTGAGGAAAAAGATTTTCAGGCACGAAAAGAACTCATGCTGGACATTGCTGAGAAAATGAATGCCAACTTTGACACTCCACGTGTCATTGTCCACTTGCATGATCAGTACTACAATATGAAGAAAATCATCGAAAAAGACATGACTCCAATCAACATTGCCAAAGAAGTTATGGAAAATCTTGGTATCAAACCTCTCATTGAACCTGTTCGCGGGGGAACAGATGGGTCTAAGATTTCTTTCATGGGCATTCCAACACCAAATATCTTCGCAGGTGGTGAAAACATGCACGGTCGCTTCGAATTCGTTAGTCTTGAAACCATGGAACAAGCTGTAGATGTCATCCTTGGAATTGTTACTGCTAAATAA